From Cheilinus undulatus linkage group 17, ASM1832078v1, whole genome shotgun sequence, one genomic window encodes:
- the ankra2 gene encoding ankyrin repeat family A protein 2, giving the protein MSASDGTADCPQDMDGICVMPDLSTIKTEPSVGGSPDDTNTQNVAMGIKFILPNRFDMNVCSRFVKSLNEEDSKNIQDQVNSDLEVASVLFKAECNIQTSPSPGIQVRHVYTPSTTKHFSPIKQSTTLTNKHRGNEVSSTPLLVHSLSIHQLAAQGEMVFLASRIEQETVINLQDEEGFTPLMWAAAHGQIAVVEFLLQNGADPNLLAKGRESALSLACSKGYTDIVKMLIDCGVDVNEYDWNGGAPLLYAVHGNHVRCVEILLESGADPTIESDSGFNAMDMAVAMGHRNVQQVMEAHLLKLLMGIRE; this is encoded by the exons ATGTCGGCCTCAGACGGGACAGCAGACTGCCCTCAGGACATGGACGGGATCTGCGTGATGCCTGATTTAAGTACCATTAAGACTGAACCTTCAGTAGGCGGAAGCCCAGACGACACAAACACTCAAAATGTGGCCATGGGCATCAAATTTATTCTGCCAAACCGCTTTGACATGAACGTGTGTTCAAGATTTGTTAAGTCTTTGAATGAAGAGGACAGCAAGAACATCCAGGACCAGGTCAACTCTGATCTGGAGGTGGCTTCTGTTTTATTCAAAG CTGAGTGTAACATCCAGACCTCTCCTTCTCCTGGCATTCAAGTCCGTCATGTTTACACTCCTTccacaaccaaacatttctcCCCCATCAAGCAGTCCACCACACTCACCAACAAACACAGAGGCAACGAGGTTTCTTCTACGCCTCTTCTTGTTCATT ctCTGTCCATCCATCAGCTAGCAGCCCAAGGGGAAATGGTGTTTCTAGCCAGCAGGATTGAACAAG AGACTGTGATCAATCTCCAAGACGAGGAAGGCTTCACTCCTCTGATGTGGGCCGCTGCACACGGACAGATCGCTGTCGTCGAGTTTCTGCTTCAGAAT GGTGCTGACCCAAACCTCCTGGCTAAAGGAAGAGAGAGTGCGTTGTCTCTGGCCTGCAGTAAAGGATACACTGATATAGTGAAGATGCTCATTGACTGTGGGGTTGATGTAAATGAATATGACTGG AACGGAGGAGCTCCTCTGCTGTACGCTGTCCATGGGAATCATGTGCGCTGTGTTGAGATCTTGTTAG AGAGTGGAGCTGATCCTACCATTGAGTCGGACTCTGGGTTCAATGCCATGGACATGGCTGTGGCGATGGGCCACCGGAACG TCCAACAAGTGATGGAGGCTCACCTTCTGAAGTTACTGATGGGAATCAGAGAATAA